The Cellulomonas sp. P24 genome contains a region encoding:
- a CDS encoding phage tail sheath subtilisin-like domain-containing protein translates to MPTYTAPGVYVEEVPSSQKVLASAPTAVAAFVGFTERAPLGDPNDPEGLAPRLVTSWTQFESLFGGFVDGAILPLSVFGFFQNGGTLAYIVRIPNSTPAGEPARLALPAADRSLGSPLEITSVEPDADVTVAIATDDGDPDAEGPSTFTLSVIVGGETVEQYPDLTFGGARDAAAVINKTSTQIKVELKLEADVDLQSQLELLRPGLYPLEKAAPVPAPVTGRKFAGSETARSGINGLAIAEDVTMVIVPDLITAATKADGSVDLGLWKAVQTSLIAHCELHPNRMAILDAPPGMGPQQIKEWRSETAMYDSAFAALYYPWIKVENPIGSNGDAEVLIPPSGHVAGVWARTDDTRGVWKAPANDTIRGVLDVERSITQNEQSLLNPIGINCIRPFGTRGIRIWGARTLASDTDWQYINVRRLFNMVESTIMDGTQWAVFEPNDVTLWEGVTRTLTGYLRGLWQSGALFGASADQAYFVRCDATTNPPESIDAGKLVVEVGLAPVKPAEFVIFRISQNKQSAS, encoded by the coding sequence GTGCCCACATACACCGCGCCAGGCGTGTACGTCGAGGAAGTCCCGTCGTCGCAGAAGGTCCTCGCGTCAGCACCCACAGCCGTCGCAGCCTTCGTCGGCTTCACCGAGCGGGCCCCGCTCGGCGACCCGAACGACCCCGAGGGCCTCGCCCCCCGGCTCGTCACGAGCTGGACCCAGTTCGAGTCGCTGTTCGGCGGGTTCGTCGACGGCGCGATCCTGCCGCTGTCCGTCTTCGGGTTCTTCCAGAACGGCGGGACCCTCGCCTACATCGTGCGGATCCCCAACTCGACCCCCGCCGGTGAGCCCGCCCGTCTGGCGCTCCCGGCTGCGGACCGGTCCCTCGGGAGCCCGCTCGAGATCACCAGCGTCGAGCCCGACGCCGACGTCACCGTCGCGATCGCGACCGACGACGGCGACCCGGACGCCGAGGGCCCCTCGACCTTCACGCTGAGCGTGATCGTCGGCGGCGAGACGGTCGAGCAGTACCCCGACCTGACCTTCGGCGGTGCGCGTGACGCGGCAGCCGTGATCAACAAGACCTCCACGCAGATCAAGGTCGAGCTCAAGCTCGAGGCCGACGTGGACCTGCAGAGCCAGCTCGAGCTGCTCCGCCCGGGCCTGTACCCCCTCGAGAAGGCGGCGCCGGTCCCGGCTCCCGTGACCGGCCGCAAGTTCGCCGGATCGGAGACCGCCCGCAGCGGCATCAACGGTCTGGCGATCGCCGAGGACGTGACGATGGTCATCGTCCCCGACCTCATCACCGCCGCGACCAAGGCCGACGGCAGCGTCGACCTGGGCCTGTGGAAGGCCGTCCAGACGTCGCTGATCGCCCACTGCGAGCTGCACCCGAACCGCATGGCGATCCTCGACGCCCCTCCCGGGATGGGCCCGCAGCAGATCAAGGAGTGGCGCAGCGAGACCGCGATGTACGACTCGGCGTTCGCCGCGCTGTACTACCCGTGGATCAAGGTCGAGAACCCCATCGGCTCCAACGGCGACGCCGAGGTGCTCATCCCGCCGTCCGGCCACGTCGCCGGCGTCTGGGCCCGCACCGACGACACCCGTGGGGTGTGGAAGGCGCCGGCGAACGACACGATCCGCGGCGTGCTCGACGTCGAGCGCTCGATCACCCAGAACGAGCAGTCGCTGCTGAACCCGATCGGGATCAACTGCATCCGCCCGTTCGGCACGCGCGGCATCCGGATCTGGGGTGCACGCACCCTCGCGTCGGACACCGACTGGCAGTACATCAACGTGCGCCGGCTCTTCAACATGGTCGAGTCGACCATCATGGACGGCACGCAGTGGGCGGTCTTCGAGCCGAACGACGTCACCCTCTGGGAGGGCGTGACCCGCACGCTCACCGGCTACCTGCGCGGACTGTGGCAGTCCGGGGCCCTGTTCGGCGCCTCGGCGGACCAGGCCTACTTCGTGCGATGCGACGCCACGACGAACCCGCCGGAGTCGATCGACGCCGGCAAGCTCGTCGTCGAGGTCGGGCTCGCGCCGGTCAAGCCGGCCGAGTTCGTGATCTTCCGCATCAGCCAGAACAAGCAGTCAGCCTCCTGA
- a CDS encoding DUF6760 family protein, whose product MLRYPAEALWQEIAYLAYHLHWSMADLLDLEHLDRVRMVRAVSSLNERAWEAVRDGGI is encoded by the coding sequence ATGCTCCGCTACCCGGCTGAGGCGCTCTGGCAGGAGATCGCCTATCTCGCCTACCACCTGCACTGGTCGATGGCGGACCTGCTCGACCTCGAGCACCTGGACCGTGTCCGCATGGTCCGGGCGGTGTCGTCCCTGAACGAACGAGCGTGGGAGGCGGTGCGCGACGGTGGCATCTGA
- a CDS encoding phage tail protein, whose amino-acid sequence MPNAIFNTDPIISQNFFLEIDGSVVSSLIGVSGLDVEVGVATTKQVGKDGKQQLVKTLGEVTNVPDLSLTRVAPSDMGNDKLWGWFNDIRDKGIKLSDRTNNRKNGSIVMYDHTHTEVARFNFFNGWPSKISTDGLSVDSQDAVKETITLTIERLARVK is encoded by the coding sequence GTGCCCAACGCAATCTTCAACACCGACCCGATCATCTCCCAGAACTTCTTCCTCGAGATCGACGGGTCTGTGGTGTCGTCGCTGATCGGCGTCTCGGGCCTGGACGTCGAGGTCGGTGTCGCGACGACCAAGCAGGTCGGCAAGGACGGCAAGCAGCAGCTGGTCAAGACCCTCGGCGAGGTCACGAACGTCCCCGACCTCAGCCTCACGCGTGTTGCCCCGTCCGACATGGGCAACGACAAGCTCTGGGGATGGTTCAACGACATCCGCGACAAGGGCATCAAGCTCTCCGACCGGACGAACAACCGCAAGAACGGCTCGATCGTGATGTACGACCACACCCACACCGAGGTCGCACGGTTCAACTTCTTCAACGGCTGGCCGAGCAAGATCTCCACCGACGGGCTCAGCGTGGACAGCCAGGACGCGGTGAAGGAGACGATCACCCTCACCATCGAGCGTCTCGCGCGGGTCAAGTGA
- a CDS encoding phage tail protein, translating to MASDIEPLGGDPTTGGMFIFEVDGVEIGTFREVRGLELTVDVETYTEGGQNQYVHKLPGTLHWPNLVFSRGMVESDALFTWVSNSSGENFAANGNKVTRSTGAVTAVTSEGKRLRAWEFDQVFAVRWTGPEFHVGSNEQLVEQLEVAHNGFRAKTTNTPAP from the coding sequence GTGGCATCTGACATCGAGCCCCTCGGCGGCGATCCCACCACCGGCGGCATGTTCATCTTCGAGGTGGACGGGGTCGAGATCGGCACCTTCCGCGAGGTGCGCGGCCTCGAGCTGACCGTCGACGTCGAGACGTACACCGAGGGCGGTCAGAACCAGTACGTCCACAAGCTGCCCGGCACGCTGCACTGGCCGAACCTCGTCTTCAGCCGTGGCATGGTCGAGAGCGACGCGCTGTTCACCTGGGTGTCCAACTCCTCCGGGGAGAACTTCGCCGCGAACGGGAACAAGGTGACGCGCAGCACCGGTGCGGTCACCGCCGTCACCAGCGAGGGCAAGCGCCTGCGGGCGTGGGAGTTCGACCAGGTCTTCGCCGTCCGCTGGACCGGGCCCGAGTTTCACGTCGGCAGCAACGAGCAGCTCGTCGAGCAGCTCGAGGTGGCGCACAACGGCTTCCGCGCGAAGACGACGAATACCCCGGCACCGTGA